DNA from Doryrhamphus excisus isolate RoL2022-K1 chromosome 19, RoL_Dexc_1.0, whole genome shotgun sequence:
AATCCAGGAGACTTTCCAACACGCTGGCTTCAGCGTGTGTGAATCACCGCCCCGACCTGCGTGACGCAAACATTTCTCCTGAATTTCTGACTCCAAGCGCATTCCACATTTCCCTCATCAATGGCCCCCATCTTTCTGGGGGTGCTTGTGAAAGttgagtttattctcgtaaaattgaaacttttatttttctccttAGAATACCATTTCATTTTTGCtcttattttcttataatttattttttcagtatttaatttaaatttaggGGCtgcatttaaattgtatttaaatttaaatttgtattaatattttaatttaaatttgtattaatattttaatttaaatttgtattaatattttaatttacatttgtattaatattttaattcattcattcattcattcattcattttctaccgcttatcctcacgagggtcgcgggggtgctggagcctatcccagctgtcttggggcaagaggcggggtacaccctggactggtggccagccgatcacagggcacatatagataaacaaccattgtggaattgaaccctggtctcctagctgtgaggtctgcgtgctaaccactcgaccaccgtgccaccctgttaatatttaaatttgtattgatatttaatttaattttttattgatatttaaatgtaatttaatttttttattaatatttaaatttaatttatttttttattaatatttaaatttaatttatttttttattaatatttaaatttaaatacaagaagatttattattaattctgactttattgccatattagGGCTTTTCCCACAAcccatttttccaaaaatgacaaatgcatTAATTGATGGTTTTCttgttcctcataatactatgactCCAGAAAATTgtctatttttctttcataCGTATGTCAATTCTATGCTAGCCATATAAATgatataattcattaataatgcAACTAGAGGCccagataagataagataagatatgcctttattcgtagATAAGGTACTCTTCCTACGCCTTGCAATGCATACTGCAGTATTTGTCTTGTTTTGTATAAAgaactaaatgattattattatgtatgtgcATTTAACAACAAAACCTGCAGGACATGAATGCATGGTGGAGGACGTTTGCAGCTGCAAGTGTGGCTGAGGACACCCCCGCccaccctgcccccccccaagcaTGAAGTGCACAGCTGCCAGGAGGCTGCAAGTTATGTTACAGAGTAGCGTGCACTACCGTACCTCCTTCTTCAAACAAGCAACTCAATCATTTCACTTTTCTAGCAAAGTCTGACAAAGTCCAGACTTCTCTACACCAGCCGGGCTCACccagtgatgacatcatggaAACCAGAAGCAGAAGAAACCGGGGGCCCGTTTTCCAAGCGGCAACAAGAGAGGGGTGAGATTATTACCATTTTTGGGCACGCTCGCTCCTGACACAAGCCCAACCCAAACCACAGCGCTTGCTCAGATTCCACGCAGCTTTTCTTCCccatttttgtctctctcttcaaacctgtgtgtgtctctgtgagtgtgtgtgtgtgtgtgtgtgtgtgacctcctTTTCCTTCATTTCTCCACAATCACTGCATCAatcatatcatattcatatCCATTGTAAATACTCTATATAGCACTTTTCCACCTACAAGACACTCCCGGCGCTTTAACACTGTCAGCACATTTAGCTACTGATGACACAGCATCAGGAGCACCTGGAGTTCACTATCTTGCTCAAGGGCACTTCTACATGATTACGGCAGGACAGAGGACCCAACcaacaaccttcaggttgggggacaaccactctaccacctgagccccccccccccccccccccccccccccccccatgtgctGTGTATGTAAATTACAATGAGTTTTTATTCATGGAcggcccagacttccctcttcccggccacttcatccagctcctcccgtcggatcccgaggcgttcccaggccagttgagagacgtagtctctccaacgtgtcctgggtcttccccgaggtctGCTACCGGTTGGACGTGCCCTGAATACCTCCCAAGGGAGGCCTTCAGGGGGCATCCTAACCAGATTCCCAGTCCACCTCTCaatggctcctctcaatgcggaggaGCAGCAGTTCTACTCCGAGTCTCTCcccggatgacagtgcttctcagcttatctctaagggagagtcCAGCAACCCTGCGGAGAAAACTCATTACCCGCAATCTTGTCCTTTGGGTTTAGCTTtctcttcaccacaacggaCCGATGTAGAGaccgcatcactgcagacgccACACCAATTCGCCGTCTCCCTaggtacttaaactcctccacttggggcaggacCTCGTCCCCGACCCGGAAATGGCATTATACCATTTTCCGGGCGACAACCATGGACTCGGACTTAGAGGTGCTAATTCTCATCCCGACCGCGAACCGATCCAGTGAGAGTTGAAGGTCACGGCTcgatgaagccagcaggaccacatcatcagAGACCTAATCCTGCATCCACCAAACCAAAACCCCTCAACGCCCTGACTGCGCCTAAATATTCTGTCCATAACAGTAATGAACAGAattggtgacaaagggcagccctgGCGGAATCAGACCTATTGCCTgaaatgcgaaccagactctgACACCGGTCATACGGGAATGACTCCTTACAGAATTCCCAGAGgaacacggtcgaatgccttctccaagtctacaaaacacatgtagacatgTAGTTGGGCAAACTCTCATACACCCTCAAGGATCCTGCCGAGTCTAGAGCTGGTCCACAGTTCCACCACCAGGACAAAAACCACACTGAATTCGAGATTCGACTCTTGGACGGATCCTCCTTTCCAGGACCCATGAATAGACCATACCAGGGAGGCCGAGGAGTGGGATTCCACGATAGTtagaacacaccctccggtcccCCTTCTTAAAACAGGGGACCACCACCCAGAGGTACTGCCCCCAATGTCCATGCGATGCTGCAGAGCCGTGTCAAAACCAAGACATGCCCACAGCATCCAAGGCCTTAAGGAACTCCGGGTGGATCTTATCCACCCACCCTACCACCGAGGAGCTTTTTGACAATCTCGGCAACCTCGACCCCGGAGATAGACCAGGGAAGACCCCACTGTGGAGTCCCCAGTAAATTACAATGACTTGTTATTCATGTGCTgtgtgtataaatgacaatgagTATTGTTTGCTAAAGTAAAGTACAGGTAATGACTACTTAAAATAAGTGTTGAGTACTTCAAATACTACCTATAGTATTCACATTTAGCCTAAAAAGTACTTTTGTCTTTCAaactagctgggataggctccagcctcaaGAGCAGATGACTGCTTCCAATTGTGGGGGGGGGCTAATCCTATCCTAGCTGGCGggggttggtggtggtggggggggggggtgattgagTAAATGCATCCTAGCATGAATGGCATCTGTTGCATGACATGGTAAAAAACTGTGAATGTAGTCTACTAAATACTTCACACGTCACATGTACAAGTACACACGGTGTGAAGACGACGcatcaacaacaacaccaaTCCCGGAAGTGAGGCTCACCTTTCGCTGCTGCTTCTCCCAGGCGGGGTCCAGGAGCAGGTCCCGGTCCCAGTCGTCCTCCTGCTGCATATAGTCATTGTCGTCCTCGTAGTGGTCCATAtcggatgtgtgtgtgtgtgtgtgtgtatgtatgtgtatgtgtgtgtgagcagcTCAACAGCTCAGTATGTCTCGGCTTCGTTCGTGTTTCTCCGCCGCCGGTTCTCTCAGcacccttcttcttcttccccttcTCCTCCACCTCGGTGCGTAGGGGGAGATTCGTTGCGATGGTCCGCCCCCGGCTTCCCCTGCtgtctctctccctccctccctgtgtgtgtgtgtgtgtggtttctcaGCGAACACTCCGCTGGATCAAGTCGGGTGTCGATGTGCGACAGACGgtaaaagagaagaaaaaaactttaataaaaTCGATGTCCAACTGGTGAATGTGATTGGACCCCTCCGCGAAAGGCGCCCGCCTTCTCGTCGCTGATTGGCTAACCTGAGCGTCATGGGGGAAGCTTTTAGACGGTACCAAAGTGTGATTGACAGTTTGCTCGAAGCTAATTAGCCTGACTTCATTGTAGCAGAAGGTTCAATAAACGGCTTTGTAACGAAACATTTAGCAGGGTTCTTGTGGAGCTAAACACCGACATATATTGCTATCCATTTGTAAAAGTACGGctactggacacttcattagctACGCCTAGCTTCGAGTACTGTCTGTTAACATTGTAATAACCTGACAGTAAagggaaaatgtatttcaattcAGTACGCTTACatgcacaaaaataataaatgattgaattagggtaaaaacagtttttaaagAAGTATGGAAAGGCCTTAATTTGATTGTGTTTGGCATTATAAAAGTCAGATGAACATACTGCAACGAACTCTTAGCGTTGTGGTGTTGATGTTCAGTATTCTGATGCTCGTGAACTCACCTTGCTATTGTGATTTTATTGGataaaacacaggaagtgtgtgcAAGAGAGCGCGAGAGATAGATTTTTTTACTGCAAACAGTAGTACAGATCACTACAAGAAACAATGGTATGTAAATCAGATGACATTTCCAAAATAAAGACATACATTTactagaataaataaatgttgtatCGTCGTgtttaaaccatgccaaagtttcagatcatgaggtttgcgcatttggaaaaaGTATGGGATTGCTCTAAACGCTCGGTTTGTTTTTCTAACACCGACGTCACTATATATTACTTTTATATATTACTTTCtatcatatcatataaataaagtatatatcTTGGATTTATGGATTATCAGATACGTGATGGCCTTTCATGAACAGTGATAGGGTAGCTGAGATTATGTCGTCAGAGCAAGATCTTGGTTCAATATAAAGATtatccttatttgtttttttcaattgtgtCTGGCAATTTCGCTTATGAAATTACCCACCAAGACATTACATATGTGAAGTATGGTTATTGACCTTTATTTGAATTATAATAACGACTACAGTACGTGACGTCGCAGAAGCTGTCGGACAATTTGCGAAAGAAGGAAGTGACGTATTTATCGCGCATGCGCCAAGGCGATTGCATTTCCGGTAGGGAGCTAGCTGGGCTAGCAACGAGTGGCTAACAGCCAACATAAAACGACACCGCGGTGGGATAGCAGGTTAGCTTCACCGCGCGTTAACCATGGTCAATGTAAAGAAGCGGAAAGGTCGGGTCGTGATCGACTCAGACTCCGAGGACAGTGCCAGCGACGATAATTTAGATCAGGTACGGCTGCATTTGTCCGGCTCGTGTGTTGACGGATCACTTGTGAAGTTGTCCACACTTAGATGTGAAAGCGAATGTCTGCTAGCTCATTGCGCTGTTTGGCCTCGCTCGGATGTAATGAGGCCACTCTTGTTCATTCCCCAAACTCTATATTCACTAGGTGGAATAAATAGTTGTCTATTTGCTGTCTGTATGCTGACATTTGTCCACAAAACAACATTGTGACAGAGCTACTGTCTAACATTAGCCAAGTAAGTCGTGCTAACGCTAGTGTTATCGTAACGGACTAACGCcgccaccacttagcatgtcaGTATTTACGTTAGCAATTTGCTGCTGTAGCCCAGATATGTGTTGTGCCATGGCTATGTGATGTGTTTGCAATGCACAAACTGAAGCCGGAGTGGCGCGGTGTCTTAAATAGGCAACCTTATCGCCATTGTGACGTCACCGGGCTGGCGCTGACATTCTATTTTGGTGGGGCtgcgctaacattagcatgtgagcatgttagcaaacaacaacagcagcagcagcctccGGCTTCAGAAAGCCTACGTGACAGCTACAAACGCACTtttgcatttcatttcatgCGATGCCATGCAGGGATTGTTTTGCTCTCATACCTCCTCCACCTGCAGCTAAAGGTGGTGCATGTAAACACTTTAGTCTGCACCAGCATGCTTAAGGGAAAGGAGTTCGTCTTATTTAAAGAGCAAGTTTGTCCAGTGGAACCTgtagtggtgccttggttaacaatATGAATCCCTTCTAGAAGGTCCAATTCTAACCAAAATTGACTCCCAtagaaaatcatgtaaatccgcTGCATCCATTGCAGacaaccaaaaatgttaacactgAACACATCTTATAAACAATCATTATAATTtgacatgcaaaaaatataattatatagtaataattaaattaGGTTCATGGCTGCagtgaaggagaacatgagagaaagaagaagaaattaaataattacatatgACATATGACTGAACATTTAGCATGACTTTTATGTAGTTTTGTTGTAACCTCCCACAAAACCaccaattaacaaaataaacacattattctggcacaatttgcaaaaatgaaaacatacaatCTAACAAAATATTAATGTCATAGAAGCAATAAACCTGTTGaatatagaaaatgaaagatGTCTGGTAGAATTGTGTTGTTGACAGTGCCTTATAAGTTGTGCTGTGGTCGACTGAATATGCAATGCTAAGCTGCATgcttatgttttgttgttggaagCTGAATCACCAAGTGTCACCCTCCATGCATCGCCGGGTTGATGTATTCATTACATACCTCTGTAAAACTTTGAGGTCTTGTACTGTTGTCTCGGGACAGTACATGGCCCTTTTCTTCTGTGCTGCCCATGTGTTTGGTACATGATGTATCTCTCTAGCACAGCAAATCTTGTAAATAGTGCCTGCGGTCCACAATGCATTGTGTAAGCATATCACAAGACTTCAGTGCATGATCCAAGATGGTGGCGTAAACAAACCAGATGCCAAACAAGCTGGCAATGCAAATTTCAGCAAAAAATTTGGTTGTTAACCGAAAAAGAATGCTAACCAGGGGCGGACGTTAACCGAGGCACCGTTGTACTTGATGTACAACCATGTAgatggtctgttccagggtcaaactgtcaccatcctATACAGgcgatttttttaaataacattttctttGTTGACTCAACCTGATGATAAAATAcaagaagttaaccactatgTAGTAAAACTTTAAACTAGGGATGCACCTTGGTATGGTACCAATAACccatctttttttatatttttaggtataattcattaaaatgtagATGTCAGTATAAGGACAGGAACTAATTAGGATTTGTTGATTAGTCCTAATGACACACCACGGGGGGGGGACCTGGTGTGACCCATCAAGGTGTACTGTATTGGGGCACGGAGGTCGTTGGCAAAGCTTATGTACGGTTCAGATGGCTAATGAGGTATTTTGTGTGCTCTATGGGTGGAGCATTTTGTACAACCAGTATGTAAAATGTCTGAcggtgaatgtttgtttacaagtcagCTTAGGGCTATATTGTCATGACTTTTCTGTTTATGatgttaaaacattttctcttcatattttgactttattcgtgtaaaattactgctgatttgtgtatttttgcacAATCAAATTACGTTTAGACTGTGCTGTGAACCAGTCAAAAAGTGGTGGGCAGTAAATGTGGTCAATAAAGcttgaagttttttttccccctttgcCATAAAAGTTACTTGAGGTCATCGTTTCTCTGTGAGTTTACCCACCTGTCCATcatctcctcctgctcctccaggAGTTACTGTCCTTGGCAAAGAGGAAGCGTGTTGACTCCGGCGAGCAGGAAGAGCCGGTGAGCAAACCTGCGGCGTCAACAGACTCGGAGACGTCGGACAGCGATGATGAGGTAGGGTAGTCTGGGTAGTCTGCGCTTTGTTGTGTCTGTTCATCAGCTGTGAAAGTGTGATGCAATCACGTGGTCCTTATGTTCAACCAGTGGACCGTGGGAGGCGCCAAAGGCAAAAAGAAAGTGAAGCCAGGTCGGGGTCCAGAGAAGAAGAGCGCCACCAAGAAGAAGGTGCATAAATCTACAGCTTCTGGAAGCTCAGATGGAGACAGCTCAGGCGAGAGCTCGGCACCAGAGGAAGGTACAGATTAAACCACTCGCCTTCACTTGTTCTTTTAccaatactataaaaaatataaaatatatcgaTATATCGCCCTAATGATGGTTTTGGTCATCAGACAGTGTAATGGTCTTCCCACACTTCTTTCTTCATCTCAGGTGAGGTGTCCGACTCGGACAGCaacagctcctcctccagctcggaCTCCTCGGAGGACGACGTCTTCCGAGACGGTTATGACGACGACCTGATGGGCGACGCCGAGGACCGAGCTCGGCTAGAGCAGATGACTGAGAAGGAGCGAGAGCAGGAGCTGTTCAACAGGATTGAGAAGCGAGAGGTGCTCAAGAGACGGTGAGACTCCCATTCCCggagggggtcgggggggggacAAAAACACAGAGATGTGTATTCACACCGAGATTGTActtctttttcaaagatttgaaatcaagaagaaactgaagactgcaaagaagaaggagaaagaggagaagaagaagaagcaagaGGAAGAGCAAGAAAAACGGAAGCAATCTCAGGTTCAAGACACGCAAGTGGTGAGTACCatgtttacaaatataataaccAATCTTTTATGGCGGTGTATTAGTTCCATACTTTTCAcctagtaggattccttctttagaaatggaatattttggctGTTACAGCATAGATAACATGTTCACCACCTctgaaatacactttttaacatgattagagccctctagacatgaagtaacacccctatagtcacctttacactcctattggccaatatagtagatatcatAAGACAGAACCTGTTCACCATCTCCTAAATAGACATTTTCACCAACAATTTTGAAACAGTTACTTCTTGGGTCCTGATGAATGTCAAGGGCTACCAGTTTGATACACAAATACTCAAATAGCCAATTAAACCTGttcaccaccttctaaatacacttttttaacatgattggagctctctagccatgaaataacacccctacagtcacatttaaactCCCTAAAGTTAGCCCTAAAATATGAATGGATGATGACTTTGCatgtgtttcatcttgaagacATCATTTATATTGGTCGCACGCCGCAACGGTGAAGACCTATCACTCTGTAGAGATTCCAAAATGAAGCACACTTTGTCACACAGCAACACCAGCATGCATGAGTTCCTACAACTGGATGCATTTGGACcacacagacagtcccattataatgggactaAGGCGGTGATGCCGGAGCCTACATTTTAGTAGCGtagagttttgtttttttacagtggtGACATGAGAAATGAGGAAAAGAGTTTATTTGTGAGAAgattgcaccccccccccccccccctgtgttTCTAAGCAAGGGTGAGCGGGGGTCCATATGTGATGAAAGCATGGGAAGTGGGAATTGAATGTGAACTGAAGAATGCAGAACATGACTAAGAATGTACCGGCATACGCAGGTGATGTCCCACAACAAGGAGAGGCGCTCCAAGCGGGACGAAAAACTGGACAAAAAGTCCCAGGCTATGGAAGAACTGAAAGCGGAgcgtgagaagaagaagaataaaacaGGTTTGTACGAGTCTTACCGGTGTCAGTGAAGTGGTCCTGCTGTGCTGAGTGAGGCTCTGTGGTCCCACCGAGCAGCAGAACTTCTGGCCAAACGAGAGCCCCTGAAGACCAGCGAGGTGTACTCCgacgatgaagaggaggaggaggaagatgacgacAAGTCGTCGGTGAAGAGCGACAGGAGTTCGCGTTCTTCATCGtttgacgacgacgacgagtgAGTGTCGCCGCTGGGTTTTGTGCGTGGCGTTTCGGCTTGTTCAGCTAACTTGTTCTGGTTGCCGTGTCCCGGCCAGAAAAGAGGAAACGCCGCCAAAGTCTCAGCCCGTTTCTCTGCCGGATGAGCTGAACCGGATTCGCCTTTCCCGACACAAGCTGGAACGCTGGTGCCACATGCCCTTCTTTGCCAAGACCGTAACGGGCTGCTTTGTGAGGATCGGCATCGggaacagcagcagcaagcCGGTTTACAGGGTAAGCTAGACCTaagtcgttcattcattttctaccgctttttccttacgagggtcgcggggggtgctggagcctatcccagcttactttgggcgagaggcggggtacaccctggactggtggccagccaatcacagggcacatatagacaaacaaccattcacactcacattcatacctatggacaatttggagtggctaattaacctagcatgtttttggaatgtgggaggaaaccggagtacccggagaaaacccacgcatgcacggggagaacatgcaaactccacacagagatggcagagggtggaattgaaccctagtacACAATCAAGTCCTAGCttgaaataaagttgcaatttctcAGAAAAaattgatgaggaaaaataatgtcctgatagttacattaaacacagcagcaggctaacccAAGCATCTTACTTGTTTACTTCTtacttggaatgtgggaggaaaccggagtacccggagaaaacccacgcatgcacgaggagaacatgcaaactccacacagagatggccgagggtggaattgaaccctggtacaCAATCAAGTCCTAGCttgaaataaagttgcaatttctcggaaaatgatgaggaaaaataatacccTGATAGTtgcattaaacacagcagcaggctaacccAAGCATCTTACTTGTTTACTTCTtacttggaatgtgggaggaaaccggagaaaacccacgcatgcagaggagaacatgcaaacgccacacagagatggccaagggtggaatcgaaccgtggtcctcctagctgcgagatctgcacgctaaccactcgaccgccgtgccgcccctgattCTATTCAGTGTATTGATAAAGTGCCAAATCTCATGGCACTTTGACACATCAAGGTTACACTCATTAATGAATACAGACAAGCAACCGTAGCACCACATGGTCACGTATCTTGCAGAATCGAACCCCAGCTCCCGCAACGGGAGGCCCCTGTCAGGCTCCTACTCTATTTAAAAGTCACCTAAACCCCTAAGTCTTTACTAACGACAGACACTCCTATGTCTTGCAAAGGTTGCCGAAATCGTGGACGTGGTGGAGACGGCCAAGGTTTACCAACTGGGATCGACACGGACAAACAAAGGATTACAATTACGGTTGGTAAATGGTTGGAGTcgaacagtggaaccttgtttAGCATACGCTCCGGTTAGCCTGTCTTTCTGTTAACGCTCCtcttgtgttttacattttaatgcataaaaagaatcacataacatttgtttattgcatcaaggctttttgactttgtcaggaaactcttatttcaacaaaataaaaccccaaaaaataatttttactacatctgtctatgatgtcatcagtgttTTGTTTACTGTAATGGCTTGCTGGAAAGGATGAATTGCATCTAGATGATTTCTAATGGCATCGGCATGAAGACGCTAGgctaggttccactgtattgtagTATGCATATCGTAAGCTGCAAGCCTGATTGTTCTTTTACACGCTTCCCAGGCATGGCGGCGACACGCGTGTTTTCAGGTTGGAGTTTGTATCAAACCAGGAGTTCACAGAAAACGAGTTCATGAAGTGGAAGGAGGCGGTGAGTTGACGACGACGACAGCGGCGGCGTTGTGTGGCGAGGTGGTGCTGACTCCTTCtgtgctgtgctatgctatgcagATGATTGTCGCGGGGATGCAAGTGCCGACGCTGGATGAGATCACCAAGAAGGAGCAGTCCATCAAAGAAGCCATGAACTACAAGTTCAACGACAAAGACATCGAGGACGTGAGTCGCTCATGGCCGCGCGCCATGCGTGCGATTCGCTCCTGACTAACACGCTCTGCTCTCCACGCAGATCGTCAAAGAGAAAGACCGATTCCGAAAAGCACCGCCGAACTATGCCATGAAGAAAACGCAATTACTTAAGGATAAGGTCAGGAAATGATTTTGGAATATCGCCattccttatgtgagacatgaacacagatCTTTTTCTCTTTCTAAGGATATCCCAACAGGTAAAAGaggtcaaaaaaatgaaattttgtaCAAATGTCAAtcatgatacagtaaacctcggatatatcggattcaattgttcccactggttttgtccgatataagcgaaatccgttatatgcatatatcggatttatatccggtatatgcgtaaattggattttatccgttataaaaaggcacttccttgactatgtttccaatgtacctggacgcgcaggcaacgctgcaaatgacatcgtatagcgacctgtcacgattcggcgaatcggagcgccacgatgcggccatccgatatatgcgagggaaatttaatggaaatgcattggaacgggactggagattttgtccgaaataggcgaaatcagttataaaaaatccgatatatgcaatgaatttttattggaaatgcattacagaaaaatcggttctttttttatctgtccgttgtgagcgaatttccgatatatcagagtccgatatatccgaggtttactgtagtccgcacaaaaaagtctcaagaactcgtgttccaaaacaaacaggaagtcgtccattttggttttttatttttgctagcTAGCATTGCCTCAGGATGTTGGTGTTGATGTAACGCTAGGTGTCCTGTTCCTTTCTATCTCGATCAATCAGCAAAATACTTTATAATACTGTTATCACAAATGTACTACATGGCtagaaaacaaaaccttaaaggAGCTAATttaataggtgtgtcccattacttaCATCGATTTGCTGCctcttttttcctgtttttatatctttacaagGCACAGAAAAAGGAGTGTTCATGTCTTACGGAAGGATTGGGGATGATTCCAGTAAAGGTCTACTTTTCCATTAAAGACgcttatgtttgtttgtgtgttctcTTCCACTGAAGGCCATGGCGGAGGAGAGCGGCGACGGTGACAAAGTCAAAGTCATCCAGGATGAGCTGAACGAGCTCGAGGAGCGAGCTGAAGCCCTGGACAGACAGAGGACCAAGAACATCTCCGCCATCAGGTTTGGCTCACAATCTGACGGGCTCATGCATGCGCTAGCAAGTATGACGTAGTACGCGTGTAGTACGAACAGGAAGTctttttcaaatcattatccatCCGTGCAGCTACATCAATCAGAGGAACAGAAGCTGGAACATCGTGGAATCGGAAAAGGCTTTAGTGGTACGTGGGCTGGTGATCAAACGTCACATGCAGAACTTGATTTCATCCTCATTAAACGCTGGCTTCTTCTTGCAGGCTGAAGGACAAAACTCCAAAAACCAACAAATGGATCCTTTCACCCGAAGGCAATGCAAACCCACTATGGTGTCTAACGTAAGCTCCATGAATAATATCTACTCTTATGGATGATAGCCTGGGACTGTAATAGCCTAAGACAGCTCACGCATGTAATAAAACACGTGTAGCACATGCCAAGCCACGCCTCATGTTGACGACAGATGGAGGCAAGGTAGCAACACATCAACATTAGTCTGATACTAGTCTCTTGAACacaaataatacacataaaataacacccctatagtcaccttgcactcatattagccaatatagt
Protein-coding regions in this window:
- the rtf1 gene encoding RNA polymerase-associated protein RTF1 homolog; its protein translation is MVNVKKRKGRVVIDSDSEDSASDDNLDQELLSLAKRKRVDSGEQEEPVSKPAASTDSETSDSDDEWTVGGAKGKKKVKPGRGPEKKSATKKKVHKSTASGSSDGDSSGESSAPEEGEVSDSDSNSSSSSSDSSEDDVFRDGYDDDLMGDAEDRARLEQMTEKEREQELFNRIEKREVLKRRFEIKKKLKTAKKKEKEEKKKKQEEEQEKRKQSQVQDTQVVMSHNKERRSKRDEKLDKKSQAMEELKAEREKKKNKTAELLAKREPLKTSEVYSDDEEEEEEDDDKSSVKSDRSSRSSSFDDDDEKEETPPKSQPVSLPDELNRIRLSRHKLERWCHMPFFAKTVTGCFVRIGIGNSSSKPVYRVAEIVDVVETAKVYQLGSTRTNKGLQLRHGGDTRVFRLEFVSNQEFTENEFMKWKEAMIVAGMQVPTLDEITKKEQSIKEAMNYKFNDKDIEDIVKEKDRFRKAPPNYAMKKTQLLKDKAMAEESGDGDKVKVIQDELNELEERAEALDRQRTKNISAISYINQRNRSWNIVESEKALVAEGQNSKNQQMDPFTRRQCKPTMVSNARDPSVHAAILAHLNQKYGSGSTPDTATPEKSKEGPTDTKDKDVPKPTTDLSEDLFKVHDFDVKIDLQVPNAEAKSLSVSSNALPVKDGAPRRSLNLEDYKKRRGLI